The Equus asinus isolate D_3611 breed Donkey chromosome 25, EquAss-T2T_v2, whole genome shotgun sequence genomic sequence TTCATGTCATCATCTCCATCTTCATAAATTTTCTTTAGAACATTCATCAATCCCTCACTAGGATCTGTTTCAGTGTCGTAGGAGGGctttctgttaaaaagaaaacacaataaaaatggagatagatatagatagagaaatatatatatatgtataaaaattatcCCATTTACTGACAAATTTTATACGTATGATTACCAAGTATGGAAAGATACAAATCAGGTTGTTAACAGTGGTAGGAAGTGGAGGGGTAGAAATAAGGGGAAGGCAGAGTATCCAAAGATATTCACAATTCACAGCATGCACAAATTCATCTTAACGAAAACAACATACACCCACACAGTGCATGAAAGAGTGGTCTTCAAAACGGTAGGGGGTTATCTTTGGACTGGGATTTTAGGTGATTTTTAGCAGGAAAAATAAGCATTTACTTTTCTgaactgttttaattttttaaaagcatgtttccacatataatttgaaaaaaatactttcattgAGGGAAAAACACAAACATCCCTTTCACGTGGACAcatattttaattagaaaagcCCTCCCCTTACACGGGTCTGGGCCTGGGGGTAAAAGCATAGTCCTTCATGTAGCCAATACTTCTGGTTCAATGTCTAAACTGGGccaattaatttatatttaactctTCACTCACCTCATTTATTGAATCTGTACTGAGCAGTGGGGATCCAGTAGAGTAAGACAAAGTCCTGCACTCAGGTAATTCATTCTAGATTTAAAACCAACCCCACAGATAGTGCCTAACTCTAGCCAACCACACACCAAATGCACGCCGGCAATCAGAGGGGAGGAGTGAGAAATGGGGATGGCTCACTGACTCACTGTAGTGCACAGCCCCTGCAGGAAATGGACAGCAGAGGAACATCTGACCTAGAATGGAAGTATCTTTGAACATGTTTTTAGAATAGCCACTACTAGGtaggataaaaatattctatcttTTCACTCTACACTCTACACAGTGATAGTGAAACTAACTACATATCAGAAATCTGAGCGAAGTTCAAAACCCAGAGAAGGATATCTGGGCCTCTCTCGACTACTGCTATGGAATCTTGGGGAATGGGCACAGAATCTACATAGAAGcaccagtggcccagggttgagAAACAGTACAGAGAGCCAACCAAAACCACAAAGCCCTCCTTAAAAAGCACCTTGCTGGACACGTGCCCTCTTCAGGCAGGTTCTGACAGTTGAAAGCAAATAGAAGATAATCGGTTAGTCAGCAGACATTAGGAGGCAGATGGTCAAGTCAGAAACTAGACAACTCTATTATCCATAAAGACAAACTATTAAAAATCTACAATCCCAGCAAAGAATACATTAAAATTCTTAAAGAAGTGAAAGTAGACTCAACTCTTtctctttgcattctttttcaaCCTGTGTCAGGTAGTCCCACCGtgtgttttctgctttctttctacATAAGATAAGAACTGTGTCTGTCTTGACCtggaagaaaagcaggaaaacaggTATAACTTAGAACATGTGGAGATAAGCatgaatatttagaaaacaattatTTACTGAATTAATCGAGTTACTATGATGTGTAGGACCTGTTTTAGGTGTTATTAATACTTTTAGGAATAGGTCAGAGTCCAAATACTCCTGGAGGAGAAAACCATAAACAAGTGAAACTGGAATACCTTTAAGTACAAAGTGTTCTCAAACAAAGGTGTCAGTGGGATTTAGGGGACAAGCTTCCTTAGGAAGGCCTCTGAGGTGAAATCTGAGCTGTGGCCCAAGATCTAGGAGAAAGGGCCTTCTATAGAGGCAGTTGGCACAGCAAAGAGAGAGGCTccaaaatgagatgattttggtgtgtttgaaaaaaaaaggaaggaggagtggcAGGATTTTGGTGACTGAAGGAGAGTAACATAGTAAGGGggtcagagagagggagaaaatcaaatcatAAGGCAGTATGGGTAAAGAGTTTGGAAGGTGAGAAAGCAGAAAGAGTAAAAGTACACAACTCTTTCAACAGTGATCCATGTAGCTCCTAGGAGTTGCAGTGCTCCTGGAGTTTGAGTGTTCCTTCAACTATGGGATTGGCAGATGAAGGGAGCAGTGAAACACAAGCTAATCAATAAATTATCTTCTAGTATTACCTCTATGCTGCTACACAACACTATGCAAACAGAGATGGCAGAATGGCACTTCCATATACCACAATCATTAAAGCTCATTTACTTAAATTAGGTAAAAGAGGGATTATCTGAATTAGTGAAAAGTATGagtaatagttttttaaaagagtattttTATAGCGTCTACTAACTCCAACCAGGCTAAGTGCTTAAGTCCCTTTACGTATCAAACTTACAGAGTGCTTCTGATAATAGCTACCATCAatttaagtactttatatatCGTTCATTTCAGCATATCATTTCAactatttgaaataaattattattcccattgtacaaataaggaaactgaggcacagagtgattAAATGAGCTAAGGTCACTAGCAAACGGCAAAACTGGCATTAAAACTCAAATCTCactcttaaccattttaaagtttattccCCTCCTGATTTTAATGCAATATTCTTATAATAATCTATTCTTCTAGAGCCGGGTTGGCAaacactttctgtaaagggccagacagttaATATCTTAGGCTTCGTGGGCGATATGGTCTGTTGCGGCTGCTTAACTGTGCCACTGTAGCacgaaagcagccacagacaacacatCAACAAATGTGTGTGGGTatgttcaaataaaactttatttacaaaacaggcgACAGGTGGTAGTTTGCTGATCCCTATAATAGAGGTTAAATTAATTCTAGTTCATCTCAGTTCCAAATAGGCCAGGTTCAATTTAAGGTTTAagaaaattatgataaaaaagCAAACTTACTTTTTTTGAACTGCCTTCCACAGAGATGGGTTTCAAAAGATTGTTCACAATCATGGAGTAACTCTTCCCATTTAGATTCTTTACCAGAAGATCAAATGACCTACAACATAATAGTAAATACATTATCTTTCTCGTTCTATGAAAGGTATTCTATAATTCTTGTGGGAAAAGTCACCAGTTTTATTTTTGCATGTGCATCTGGCCATGCCAGATGATACGACTCACCCCTTCAAAGCAGGTGTAATGGATAATTAATTCTAAATTAAGCAGAACTTTCAAAAGTGCAAAGAAATGAGCTGTAATAAGGCAGTCTCTGATTTAATGATCACTGTCTTTCTCATTATGAGAACTCACCTCTCTGTGAAATGCACCTGCACATTCTCAGTGGGGACTTGATGAACTCCAGGTAAGGTAATGTAGATTTTCACAAACTTATCTGACTGATCCCATcctagtaacaacaacaaaatgggaCAGGAGTAAAATCTGCTATTATCTCTAGAACAGCATATGCATATGGCTCATCATAAAACTCAGTAAAATGAAAATCCGGTaatagaaacatgaaaaaaaataaactttctagATGGAGAAATTGAGCTTCAAAGCAGTGAAATAATCTCCCCAAAGTTAGGCATCTAACTAGTGCTAGAACTTGGCTCCAAATCCAGGTTTACTGAACACAATGCCCATGTTCTTTTTAGTCCTTAGAATAAGGAATATGATCATTAAATATGTTAAGAGTAGTTCACTTCCCCTTTTATGGAAATAGTTTTGTGCAATACCTAAATATTGGTAATTCTCCACTAAGCAGGATGGCTAACCATCACTATTGTCTAGTTCCATAATTATTTCTACTTCTCTAAACAATTCAACAACACAATCCTAGCTTTCTCAACTCCATTCCCTGACAAGGGAGAATATA encodes the following:
- the CACYBP gene encoding calcyclin-binding protein, which gives rise to MAAALEELQKDLEEVKVLLEKATRKRVRDALTAEKSKIETEIKNKMQQKSQKKAELLDNEKPAAVVAPITTGYTVKISNYGWDQSDKFVKIYITLPGVHQVPTENVQVHFTERSFDLLVKNLNGKSYSMIVNNLLKPISVEGSSKKVKTDTVLILCRKKAENTRWDYLTQVEKECKEKEKPSYDTETDPSEGLMNVLKKIYEDGDDDMKRTINKAWVESREKQAKGETEF